In a single window of the uncultured Dysgonomonas sp. genome:
- a CDS encoding glycoside hydrolase family 2 protein produces the protein MKIKREMKVIILIMSTIFSLSSIHASSVQTEIKCGWKFKQARLNNWYPATVPGVVHTDLINNGILDDPFFRLNERGAQWVDKEDWIYETKFDLDDETFNKENIDLYFKGLDTYADIYLNENKILETNNMFREWRIDVKNIIKQKDNHLRIYFHSPIKVDLPKWEALPFRYEAANDQSENGGLFDKKVSVFARKAGYHYGWDWGPRLVTSGIWRPVFVEAWDGLRIDNVHYIQRNVSSKNADIETVLEIIGDKEIVSAKVKITDEQSGKILASTVIDIHKGLNKVRVGFSMKNPELWWSNGLGEPHLYTFKASIEVNNTTIDRKSEKIGIRSVKLVRQPDKFGKSFYFELNGIPVFSKGANYIPCDIFLPRVTREIYKKTILDAVDANMNMLRVWGGGIYEDDYFYELCDKYGIMVWQDFMFACSLYPAEGELLENIKQEAIDNVKRLRNHPSIAIWCGNNECLDAWEIWGWKRNYTTKDPRIADKIWKQFYDQYFIVLPEVVKEYDPMASYTPSSPFTDIDGRRDHTDGDMHYWDTWQKGLPISTYNNEKSRYFSEYGFQSFPEWATVLSYAPEEKDWNITSEVMMSHQRGGSSANLIIEKCLTNEYGTPKDFQSFLYLSQLLQGDAMKIAMEAHRRDMGYCMGTLFWQHNDCWPVASWASRDYYGRWKAQHYFTREAFRDILVSPIANGEKLEIYAVSDRLKNTAGKLYISVLTLDGKVISEINKSLNISANASTMVYSETIDKLIKNIARKDVVIVAEFIDNNNRRYTNNYFLLNQKEINLPKANIISDVRVVDKGFEITLNCDKFARAVYLSVDGLDNFFGDNYFDLLPNKEKSIKVQSGLSLADFKKQLKIVSFTDAFQ, from the coding sequence ATGAAGATAAAAAGGGAAATGAAAGTAATAATTTTGATTATGAGTACCATATTCAGTCTAAGTAGCATCCATGCATCTTCTGTACAGACAGAGATTAAGTGCGGCTGGAAGTTTAAGCAGGCAAGATTAAATAACTGGTATCCGGCTACTGTGCCGGGAGTAGTTCATACCGATCTAATAAACAACGGTATATTAGATGATCCTTTTTTTCGTCTTAATGAAAGAGGGGCGCAATGGGTCGATAAGGAAGATTGGATTTATGAAACGAAATTCGATCTGGATGATGAAACCTTCAATAAGGAAAATATTGATTTATATTTTAAAGGATTGGATACTTATGCGGACATTTATTTGAATGAAAATAAAATATTGGAAACCAATAATATGTTTCGGGAGTGGCGTATAGATGTTAAAAATATAATAAAGCAAAAAGACAATCATCTCAGGATTTATTTTCATTCACCGATTAAGGTTGATTTACCAAAGTGGGAGGCTTTACCTTTTCGTTACGAGGCAGCAAACGACCAATCGGAAAACGGTGGACTTTTCGATAAGAAAGTAAGTGTTTTTGCTCGTAAAGCCGGTTATCACTATGGCTGGGATTGGGGACCGAGATTGGTAACTTCAGGTATCTGGCGTCCGGTCTTTGTAGAAGCATGGGATGGACTTCGTATCGACAATGTTCATTATATACAAAGAAATGTATCATCGAAAAATGCCGATATCGAAACCGTGTTGGAAATAATAGGGGATAAAGAAATTGTTTCAGCTAAAGTGAAAATAACAGATGAGCAATCGGGCAAAATATTAGCCTCGACAGTTATAGATATACACAAAGGACTGAATAAGGTAAGGGTCGGTTTCTCTATGAAGAATCCTGAACTATGGTGGTCGAATGGATTAGGTGAGCCACATTTGTACACATTTAAAGCAAGTATTGAGGTTAACAATACCACGATTGACCGTAAAAGCGAAAAAATAGGAATACGATCTGTGAAATTGGTAAGGCAGCCGGATAAATTTGGTAAAAGTTTCTATTTTGAACTGAATGGCATCCCTGTTTTTTCGAAAGGGGCAAATTATATTCCCTGTGATATTTTTCTTCCGAGGGTAACAAGGGAGATTTACAAGAAAACAATACTGGATGCAGTAGATGCTAATATGAACATGCTGAGAGTATGGGGTGGAGGAATATATGAAGATGATTATTTCTATGAATTATGTGATAAATATGGCATTATGGTTTGGCAGGATTTCATGTTTGCATGTAGCCTGTATCCGGCAGAAGGCGAACTGTTGGAAAATATAAAACAAGAAGCAATCGACAATGTAAAAAGATTAAGGAATCATCCCTCCATTGCTATCTGGTGCGGAAATAACGAATGTCTCGATGCTTGGGAAATATGGGGATGGAAACGGAATTATACCACTAAGGATCCTAGGATTGCAGATAAAATATGGAAACAATTTTATGATCAGTATTTTATAGTCTTACCCGAGGTTGTAAAAGAATATGACCCTATGGCAAGCTATACACCATCTTCTCCTTTTACCGATATAGATGGACGCAGGGATCATACAGACGGAGATATGCACTATTGGGATACATGGCAAAAGGGACTTCCTATCAGTACATACAATAATGAGAAAAGTCGTTATTTCAGTGAGTATGGATTCCAGTCTTTCCCCGAATGGGCTACAGTTCTGTCCTATGCCCCAGAGGAAAAGGATTGGAATATAACATCTGAGGTGATGATGTCTCATCAGAGAGGAGGTAGTAGTGCGAACCTGATAATAGAGAAATGTCTGACCAATGAGTATGGAACGCCAAAAGATTTCCAATCGTTTCTCTATCTCAGTCAGTTGTTACAGGGAGATGCTATGAAAATAGCCATGGAGGCTCATCGTAGAGATATGGGATATTGTATGGGAACCCTATTCTGGCAGCATAACGATTGCTGGCCGGTAGCTTCGTGGGCTAGCCGTGATTATTACGGACGTTGGAAAGCTCAGCATTATTTTACACGTGAAGCATTCCGGGATATACTTGTTTCGCCGATAGCAAATGGAGAAAAGCTGGAAATATATGCTGTTTCGGACAGACTTAAGAATACGGCAGGAAAACTTTATATTTCTGTTTTGACTTTGGATGGAAAGGTTATTTCCGAAATAAATAAGTCCTTGAATATATCTGCTAATGCAAGTACAATGGTTTATTCGGAAACAATTGATAAACTGATTAAAAATATAGCAAGAAAAGATGTGGTAATTGTGGCAGAGTTTATTGATAATAATAACAGACGATACACTAATAATTATTTTCTGTTGAACCAAAAGGAAATTAATCTGCCAAAAGCAAATATTATATCTGACGTGCGGGTAGTAGATAAAGGATTTGAAATCACATTAAACTGTGATAAGTTTGCAAGAGCGGTATATTTGTCAGTTGATGGATTGGATAATTTCTTCGGAGACAATTATTTTGATTTGCTTCCTAATAAGGAGAAATCGATCAAAGTTCAATCCGGACTATCACTTGCTGACTTCAAAAAACAACTGAAGATTGTTTCTTTTACAGATGCATTTCAATAA
- a CDS encoding fimbrial protein: MRVIIKSIIYRTIPVWGIFLIFFCSACRDTEDVQVGNINDTEMLFSVIVPGSSGLKSSMDEEDEDNVQSIEILLFDTDGKYTYQPLYSNVINTNPTDSKIKTFTVKIPEGTYNIVILANARQSLANALGSISNGEAKSSVLEKLLLENSGKWNTDPASTGYIPIPMWGEITSLTVNNSTPASNPVNLARMVSKIDVALIHTDATSKFTLESIRLYNYNNKGRVAPADSNWNALQNKVTAASIPISAQKPANPAQNPLVYEGDAITTPGVSSIGEIYTFEASAGSSSSLQDNTCLVMGGTYTGDSQPTYYRIDFTLTSSGTTTYLALLRNHHYKVNISEISGSGLATPTDAFNSRPVNIKAEVIEWNDAQLSDVVFDGQYMLGVSQSEFTLPRDIHIATSEGNSLAVSTDNPSGWNVDKIVDTEGNNISWLGLLSTSGSAISSGATGVTTNVKLSLTENTSSTVRIGFIHLKAGRLTYIVKVTQNINMSLALSIKNVAGTKSINELIFAASINTLPATQQFKMKWSPVTSSVTANNYVIGNAGLSLDGSSGLPSSGLQSVISDPLGEKVFTVQPTAITDAELLTDPFLVKVSKIDFTVSNGTNNMTESVFLRQSAYNLVFSNVNSSYWTNGNTYTFNVRSNADWRIKSITENITTGSGSLLNLQASDNLKVGTVGSTNTGTGTPVSFRVVSNVVSMAGQINVVFESPDSPKKFNDVTLVLNIINEYYPKAHKGWAGSNIYYDSTLGHLTFDDVGVTTHKTYQGVYFQAGSLYGISPVGVYSLATELFPPAGGTTSNIAWSGIPYATANVNSNFPSGKTNLDRAYLYEITNEATGVGDICRYLTQKGWAPQGKKWRMPTSNEFNDVSSYTIVGPFVSYTSAEPFGIQIFDRGYNKAGIGSPFFPASGYRDPSLVQIGTNGMYWSSSADGTDSYGMTFANNNFITPNYKLLRQLGFSVRCVVDDE; encoded by the coding sequence ATGAGAGTAATCATCAAATCAATTATATACCGGACTATACCCGTTTGGGGTATATTTCTAATCTTCTTTTGCTCCGCTTGCCGCGATACAGAAGATGTACAGGTTGGAAATATTAATGATACGGAAATGCTGTTCTCTGTGATAGTTCCGGGTTCATCCGGACTTAAGTCCTCTATGGACGAAGAAGATGAAGATAATGTGCAAAGTATAGAAATTTTGTTATTCGACACAGATGGTAAATATACTTATCAACCTTTATATAGCAATGTTATAAATACAAACCCGACAGACAGCAAGATCAAGACTTTCACAGTAAAGATTCCGGAAGGAACCTACAATATAGTGATTCTGGCTAATGCCCGCCAAAGCCTGGCTAATGCTTTGGGTAGTATCAGTAATGGAGAGGCTAAATCTTCAGTCTTGGAAAAATTGTTGCTGGAAAACTCAGGTAAATGGAATACCGACCCAGCATCCACAGGATACATCCCCATACCGATGTGGGGGGAGATAACATCGCTCACGGTCAATAACAGCACTCCTGCCAGTAATCCGGTAAATCTGGCTCGTATGGTCTCCAAGATAGATGTAGCGCTTATTCATACCGATGCCACAAGCAAATTTACACTGGAAAGTATACGCCTCTATAACTATAATAACAAAGGCAGGGTTGCTCCTGCTGATTCAAACTGGAATGCATTGCAAAATAAAGTAACAGCAGCATCAATCCCGATCTCGGCTCAGAAACCGGCTAATCCGGCACAAAATCCGCTGGTATATGAAGGGGATGCCATTACAACACCCGGTGTTTCGAGTATAGGAGAGATTTATACCTTCGAGGCATCAGCCGGAAGTTCATCTTCATTACAGGACAATACCTGCCTGGTTATGGGTGGAACTTATACGGGCGATAGCCAACCTACATATTACAGGATCGATTTTACCCTGACGTCTTCAGGCACTACCACCTACTTGGCGTTACTACGAAATCACCACTATAAAGTAAATATTTCTGAAATAAGCGGTTCCGGGCTGGCTACACCAACAGACGCCTTCAATTCCCGGCCGGTGAATATAAAAGCAGAAGTTATTGAATGGAATGATGCACAACTCTCCGATGTCGTCTTTGACGGACAGTATATGCTAGGAGTATCCCAGAGTGAATTTACGTTACCTCGCGATATTCATATAGCTACCAGCGAAGGCAACAGCCTCGCGGTGAGTACAGATAACCCTTCCGGCTGGAATGTTGATAAAATAGTAGATACCGAAGGGAATAACATCAGCTGGCTGGGATTGTTATCCACATCCGGAAGTGCGATTTCGTCAGGAGCCACAGGCGTTACTACTAATGTAAAACTTAGCCTGACTGAAAATACTAGCAGTACAGTCCGTATTGGTTTTATACATCTGAAGGCCGGACGCCTTACCTATATAGTCAAGGTGACACAAAACATCAACATGTCGCTTGCTTTGAGCATAAAGAATGTAGCCGGGACCAAGAGCATTAATGAATTGATATTTGCGGCATCCATAAATACATTACCTGCAACCCAGCAATTCAAGATGAAATGGAGTCCTGTAACCTCTTCTGTTACCGCAAATAACTATGTCATAGGTAATGCAGGCCTTTCATTAGACGGATCTTCAGGTTTACCTTCCTCCGGCTTGCAGTCGGTCATAAGTGATCCTTTGGGCGAAAAAGTATTCACCGTCCAGCCCACTGCTATTACTGATGCCGAACTTCTAACAGACCCATTTCTGGTAAAAGTATCAAAAATAGACTTTACGGTATCCAACGGAACCAATAATATGACTGAAAGTGTCTTCTTACGGCAATCAGCATATAATCTTGTATTCAGCAACGTCAACTCTTCGTACTGGACTAACGGAAATACTTATACCTTTAATGTGAGAAGCAATGCAGACTGGCGAATCAAATCCATCACTGAGAATATAACAACAGGAAGCGGCTCGCTTTTGAATCTGCAGGCGTCTGATAATCTAAAGGTGGGAACTGTTGGTAGTACCAATACGGGAACAGGCACTCCGGTTAGTTTCAGAGTTGTGAGTAATGTAGTAAGTATGGCTGGACAGATAAACGTTGTTTTTGAAAGTCCCGACTCTCCGAAGAAATTCAATGATGTAACCCTTGTCTTGAATATAATCAATGAATATTATCCTAAAGCTCATAAGGGCTGGGCAGGAAGCAATATTTATTACGATTCCACTTTAGGACATTTGACCTTTGACGATGTAGGGGTTACTACTCACAAGACTTATCAGGGTGTATATTTTCAGGCAGGAAGCTTATACGGCATTTCACCTGTAGGTGTCTATTCTTTAGCAACAGAGCTATTTCCTCCTGCTGGCGGAACAACATCAAATATTGCATGGTCCGGTATCCCTTATGCAACTGCCAATGTAAACAGCAACTTTCCTTCCGGAAAAACAAATCTCGACCGTGCATATTTATACGAAATAACGAATGAAGCGACCGGTGTCGGTGACATTTGCCGATACCTGACGCAAAAAGGCTGGGCACCTCAGGGTAAAAAATGGCGTATGCCTACTTCGAACGAGTTTAATGATGTATCCAGTTATACAATTGTTGGGCCATTTGTAAGCTACACCTCTGCAGAACCTTTTGGTATTCAAATTTTCGACCGGGGATATAATAAGGCGGGTATAGGCTCACCATTTTTTCCGGCTTCGGGATACCGGGACCCTAGTCTGGTTCAAATCGGTACAAATGGAATGTATTGGTCTTCGTCCGCGGATGGGACAGATAGCTATGGTATGACCTTTGCTAACAACAATTTTATAACACCAAATTATAAACTCCTACGCCAACTTGGCTTTTCTGTTCGCTGTGTCGTAGACGACGAATAA
- a CDS encoding fimbrial protein: MRIINMHTGQTIIITLCILSGVLLNSCQDNDEVPSPGSETKEVTFSVKVPGASAPKTKALTESNENEVRSIEVLLFDSNGEYTYQPVYSNVINTDPDDSNIKTFTIKVPEGTYNMMILANARQAVSGIVSSIHEGDSKASVLEKLVITNNNKWNADPVSTGYIPIPMFGEIPSISVNAALPSSTSVNLVRMVSKIDVALTNIDASANFSLESIRLYNYNNKGYIVPLSGNWDQSQSIVTGASIPSGSILTPGPLLYDGTAITTAHTASSGEIYTFEAIKADPSSMQNATCMVIGGTYTGDSQPTYYRVDFARTSSSVTTYLPLLRNHYYKVNITKVSGRGLPTPAEAFSSRPVNIEANVIMWDNAKIGDIVFDGQYMLGVSQSSITLTRDAHTTSSSDNAFCVTTDYPSGWKIDKITDVSGNNVTWLSVVSTLGAAVSTGVSGSVTDLKLNMSENTGGSDRTAYIHLSAGRLTHTVQVLQKTEINLNLKVTDMSGKAISELVFASSADIQPAAQQFKLKWNPVTLSVTASRSDIYGMGFSFDGSSDQPGSGILALLNEPSGEKTFTIRPTAITTAEITANPFMEKVSVVDFRIGDPYTFLTTSIFLRQVRYNISTQKDVYYLMDGTQKYFTVTSNTNFTVEVKSNPDNVVQSLVTTSGGANTSGTRVYFNIINDAANPALYYRDIVFTIKSPQGRFADTDITLPCYAGVIQPKSNSYIVSPGGTGILIPVSRANDSGIGTQLGASENFTARLLWTDNANRIASNSNISQIHIIGTGSSAYLLVKQGSTSGNAVVEIKNASNTTLWSWHIWVTDYTPVALGTGKFMDRNLGAIGNTPSAAATKGLLYQWGRKDPFPSSSTLTGTDEPTLYTASGTISVTKAQVSVANNLSNAIANPFTFYYLATDPRDWYSNSGVRSDALWGPASKTVYDPCPIGWRVPQQGIWLLTNFPMEQNEAVWGSNGMTWTGYGGWYPAAGYRVDSNGNLTNVGSTGIYWTATNSGTSANYLSFTSSTVAVQYPTYRAGGFSVRCVAEQ; the protein is encoded by the coding sequence ATGAGAATTATAAATATGCATACCGGACAAACGATCATCATTACTTTATGCATTTTATCGGGAGTACTATTAAATTCCTGTCAGGATAATGACGAAGTACCATCTCCCGGTTCAGAAACAAAAGAAGTAACCTTTTCCGTAAAAGTTCCGGGAGCATCAGCCCCTAAAACCAAGGCTCTGACAGAAAGTAACGAGAATGAAGTCAGAAGCATCGAAGTACTATTGTTCGATAGCAATGGGGAATATACTTATCAACCGGTGTACAGCAATGTAATCAATACCGATCCTGATGACAGCAACATCAAGACCTTCACCATAAAGGTTCCCGAAGGTACATACAATATGATGATACTCGCTAACGCGCGACAAGCGGTATCAGGAATCGTGAGCAGTATCCATGAAGGAGATTCCAAAGCATCGGTTCTCGAAAAGCTGGTTATCACCAATAACAATAAATGGAATGCCGATCCGGTGTCCACAGGATATATACCTATTCCGATGTTTGGCGAAATACCTTCTATTTCCGTAAATGCAGCATTACCGTCCAGTACATCTGTAAATCTGGTCCGTATGGTATCTAAAATCGATGTTGCACTAACCAATATAGATGCCTCGGCTAATTTCTCCTTAGAAAGCATACGCCTATATAATTATAACAATAAAGGATATATAGTTCCACTTTCTGGTAATTGGGACCAGTCACAAAGCATTGTGACCGGAGCCAGTATACCTTCCGGATCTATTCTTACTCCAGGCCCGTTATTATATGACGGTACGGCTATTACTACAGCACATACGGCATCATCAGGAGAAATATATACATTCGAGGCTATCAAGGCTGATCCGTCATCGATGCAAAATGCCACATGCATGGTGATAGGCGGCACATATACAGGAGACAGCCAACCAACATACTACCGTGTGGATTTTGCCCGCACGTCATCATCCGTTACCACTTACCTACCCCTCCTTAGAAACCATTATTACAAAGTAAACATAACAAAAGTTAGCGGCCGAGGATTACCCACACCTGCTGAAGCATTCAGCTCCCGCCCGGTAAATATAGAAGCAAATGTGATCATGTGGGATAATGCAAAGATAGGTGATATCGTCTTCGACGGACAATATATGCTGGGAGTATCGCAGAGTTCAATCACACTTACGCGCGATGCTCATACAACCTCAAGCTCTGATAATGCGTTTTGTGTAACAACTGATTATCCTTCCGGATGGAAGATAGACAAAATAACGGATGTCTCCGGTAACAATGTAACCTGGCTCAGCGTCGTATCCACTCTGGGAGCTGCCGTATCCACAGGTGTTTCGGGTAGCGTTACAGACCTAAAGCTCAATATGTCCGAAAACACCGGAGGATCAGATCGTACAGCATATATTCATCTAAGCGCAGGACGCCTTACCCATACGGTGCAAGTTCTGCAAAAAACTGAAATCAACCTGAATTTAAAGGTTACCGATATGTCAGGCAAGGCGATATCGGAATTGGTTTTCGCATCATCTGCCGACATTCAGCCTGCGGCGCAACAGTTCAAACTCAAATGGAACCCTGTCACATTAAGTGTCACAGCAAGCCGTAGCGACATTTATGGTATGGGTTTTTCATTCGATGGATCTTCAGACCAGCCGGGATCAGGTATACTCGCTCTTCTGAATGAACCTTCGGGAGAGAAAACATTTACTATACGGCCTACAGCTATTACAACGGCTGAGATTACAGCAAATCCTTTCATGGAGAAGGTCTCTGTTGTCGATTTCAGAATAGGCGACCCATATACCTTCTTAACCACAAGTATTTTTCTCAGACAAGTCAGATATAATATCTCTACGCAAAAAGATGTATATTACCTGATGGATGGAACTCAGAAATATTTCACAGTCACGTCCAATACAAACTTCACCGTTGAGGTCAAAAGTAACCCGGATAATGTGGTACAATCCTTAGTGACCACTTCCGGAGGAGCCAATACAAGCGGTACCAGGGTATATTTCAACATAATCAACGATGCCGCCAATCCAGCACTTTACTACAGAGACATTGTATTTACAATCAAAAGCCCGCAAGGTCGTTTTGCCGATACAGATATTACATTACCATGCTATGCCGGTGTCATCCAACCTAAATCGAACTCCTATATTGTGAGTCCGGGAGGAACAGGAATACTTATCCCTGTAAGCCGGGCAAACGACTCCGGAATAGGGACTCAATTGGGTGCATCGGAGAACTTCACAGCAAGACTCCTCTGGACAGACAATGCAAACAGGATAGCGTCCAATTCAAATATAAGCCAGATCCACATTATCGGAACGGGATCATCAGCTTATCTTCTTGTTAAACAGGGAAGCACTTCAGGAAATGCGGTTGTAGAGATCAAGAATGCGTCTAACACAACCCTCTGGTCCTGGCATATATGGGTGACCGACTATACACCGGTAGCTTTAGGTACAGGTAAATTTATGGACCGTAACCTCGGAGCCATAGGCAACACACCTAGTGCGGCGGCAACAAAAGGCTTGCTGTACCAATGGGGACGCAAAGACCCGTTCCCGAGTTCTTCTACATTGACAGGAACCGATGAACCTACATTATACACTGCCTCAGGGACAATATCTGTTACCAAGGCACAAGTATCTGTAGCAAATAATCTCAGCAATGCTATAGCTAACCCTTTCACATTCTATTATCTGGCTACAGATCCTCGCGATTGGTATAGCAATAGTGGCGTCAGGAGCGATGCCCTCTGGGGGCCTGCATCCAAAACGGTTTACGATCCATGCCCTATAGGCTGGCGTGTACCTCAGCAGGGAATATGGCTCCTCACAAACTTTCCAATGGAACAGAATGAGGCAGTATGGGGCAGTAATGGAATGACCTGGACAGGTTACGGAGGATGGTACCCCGCAGCAGGTTATCGCGTAGATTCGAATGGAAATCTGACTAATGTTGGCAGTACCGGAATATATTGGACGGCTACAAATTCAGGCACAAGTGCAAATTATCTCAGTTTTACCAGTAGCACTGTGGCCGTGCAATACCCTACCTATCGCGCCGGAGGCTTTTCGGTACGATGTGTTGCCGAGCAGTAG
- a CDS encoding FimB/Mfa2 family fimbrial subunit, producing the protein MRVFHLFIVLFIVLIFSGCVDDSSGECPVDIENNFILKFRYVSDEPEELFIEKIKRVDVFVFKDDGQYVMTQSADLAALTSFAGITLDLDPGSYRIVCWGNASEKTFISPLSTNSMMKDAFVSHTALRSGTTATNGDTLYYALDHTILSPSLKAITVSETVIERILDFHNAFVKVQVYVKGLVDKNPQGNLLPPIVEMNGVTSGYNFEMQTFGNAVRYLNTTAFEYISGETVAAITFYTPRFKDDNPIEIKIKKSSDGSTLTAINLKDFMRENNITVEGIEEAVVPILVEYKEASVEISIPEWGQIPVDPEL; encoded by the coding sequence ATGAGAGTGTTCCATTTATTTATCGTATTATTTATCGTTCTGATATTCAGCGGGTGCGTCGATGATAGTTCCGGTGAATGCCCTGTCGATATTGAAAATAATTTTATACTGAAGTTCCGTTATGTAAGCGATGAACCCGAAGAACTTTTTATCGAAAAGATAAAAAGAGTGGATGTATTCGTCTTCAAAGATGACGGACAGTATGTGATGACTCAGAGTGCAGACCTAGCCGCGTTGACCTCTTTTGCTGGAATTACACTGGACCTTGATCCGGGTAGTTACCGGATTGTCTGCTGGGGAAACGCTTCCGAAAAAACATTTATCAGTCCATTAAGTACAAACAGCATGATGAAAGATGCTTTTGTATCTCATACTGCCCTCAGGAGCGGAACTACTGCAACAAATGGCGACACATTGTATTATGCCCTGGATCACACCATATTATCCCCGTCATTAAAAGCTATAACGGTATCCGAGACTGTAATAGAACGGATACTGGATTTTCATAATGCATTCGTAAAAGTACAGGTCTATGTGAAAGGACTTGTAGATAAAAACCCTCAAGGAAACCTACTCCCGCCAATAGTAGAGATGAACGGAGTTACCAGTGGATATAATTTCGAGATGCAAACTTTCGGCAATGCTGTGCGCTATCTTAATACAACTGCTTTTGAATACATATCAGGAGAAACAGTCGCTGCTATAACATTTTATACACCCCGTTTCAAAGATGATAATCCGATAGAAATAAAGATTAAGAAAAGTTCCGACGGCAGCACTCTTACTGCAATCAATCTCAAAGATTTTATGAGAGAGAATAATATAACAGTAGAAGGTATAGAAGAGGCTGTAGTACCTATACTGGTTGAATATAAAGAGGCCTCTGTCGAAATAAGTATTCCCGAATGGGGACAAATACCAGTAGACCCGGAATTATAA
- a CDS encoding tetratricopeptide repeat protein: protein MNRTKYYTILFVILLQFTPLYNIGQNTYLRNLTIREINDSLQVSYRINPNPDSIINSQAIYISPVLMMRDNHYPLEPVIIAGKNKQQILRRWANNYKRELPSYIINPELQNDSAIYFNVQIPYLQKVDSARILVKLESLHYRGKHTLTSDITVSPVIQASQKTYIISPQVSFITPKKENKHHCVQKSNSVFFKIGHSDILPTYRNNDTGISEMERILRDLVNNKNISLEAVYIHGYASPEGRYGVNETLAQKRALALKNHIRSMFNIPDSLLKTDTTPEDWTGLTALIESKELINKEDILNIMSIERDDERETALKQLDSGKPYHIIQKELFPQLRRVEYQICYSIKDYNGDEIKILEKSNPENLSHTELYNLAMSYGETSPEYNRLFTETIPFYFPDDTAAINNAAAVLIKNRDLDAARRLLEQAASSNLLYNNMGIIYMLEGNREEAIRCFDKAISSGNEQAVYNKRELQRKK from the coding sequence ATGAATCGGACAAAATATTATACCATTCTGTTTGTAATCCTTTTACAATTTACGCCTTTATATAATATTGGTCAAAACACTTATCTGAGAAACCTCACAATCAGGGAGATAAACGACAGTTTACAGGTGAGCTACCGGATAAATCCGAACCCGGATTCCATAATCAATAGTCAAGCAATATATATTAGCCCCGTATTAATGATGAGAGACAACCACTACCCTTTAGAACCTGTAATCATTGCCGGGAAGAATAAACAACAAATACTCCGGCGATGGGCCAACAACTATAAAAGAGAATTACCATCCTACATTATTAATCCTGAATTACAAAATGATTCTGCAATATACTTCAATGTACAAATACCCTATCTGCAAAAAGTCGATTCTGCCCGTATACTTGTAAAGCTAGAATCTCTACACTACAGGGGCAAACATACACTTACATCAGATATTACGGTAAGTCCTGTTATTCAGGCAAGTCAGAAAACATATATAATTTCACCCCAAGTTAGCTTTATCACGCCTAAAAAAGAGAATAAGCATCATTGTGTGCAGAAAAGTAATTCTGTATTTTTTAAGATAGGACATTCTGATATACTTCCTACATACAGAAACAACGATACAGGGATATCCGAAATGGAAAGAATATTGCGCGATCTGGTTAATAATAAAAATATTTCTCTGGAAGCAGTATATATACATGGCTATGCTTCTCCGGAAGGTAGATATGGTGTAAATGAAACTTTAGCCCAGAAAAGAGCATTGGCTCTGAAAAATCATATAAGATCAATGTTTAACATTCCGGATAGCTTATTGAAAACAGATACAACCCCAGAAGACTGGACCGGACTGACTGCGCTTATAGAATCTAAAGAATTGATTAACAAGGAAGATATTCTGAATATCATGTCCATAGAAAGAGATGATGAACGTGAGACTGCATTGAAACAACTAGATAGCGGAAAACCATATCATATAATACAAAAGGAGTTGTTTCCACAGCTAAGACGTGTAGAATATCAAATCTGTTATTCTATCAAGGATTATAATGGGGATGAAATCAAAATATTGGAAAAAAGTAATCCTGAAAATTTATCTCATACAGAGCTTTACAATCTGGCTATGAGCTATGGAGAGACCAGCCCCGAATATAATCGATTGTTCACAGAAACTATTCCTTTTTACTTTCCCGACGATACGGCAGCGATCAACAATGCCGCTGCAGTCTTGATTAAAAACAGAGACTTAGATGCTGCGAGACGCCTTTTGGAGCAGGCTGCCTCAAGCAACCTATTGTACAATAACATGGGCATAATCTATATGTTGGAAGGTAATCGGGAAGAAGCAATCCGTTGTTTCGACAAAGCCATTTCCTCTGGTAACGAACAGGCTGTATATAATAAAAGGGAATTACAGCGTAAAAAATAA